The Agrobacterium vitis genome has a segment encoding these proteins:
- the pyrE gene encoding orotate phosphoribosyltransferase: MTGNAPSPLAELARQIAATATLEGEFVLRSGQVSNRYFDKYRFEGNPVLLRALAKAMASLLPPGTEILAGLELGGIPLVTAISLETGLPAAFVRKEAKAYGTCRAIEGQDVRGRRITFIEDVITTGGAVADAHRLALAEQADILAVVCAIWRGNGNPHVANAPDLPVFPVFTAADLVK, translated from the coding sequence ATGACCGGAAATGCGCCCTCCCCATTGGCGGAACTCGCCAGACAAATAGCAGCCACGGCGACCCTTGAGGGCGAATTCGTGTTGCGCTCCGGCCAGGTCTCCAACCGTTACTTCGATAAATATCGCTTCGAGGGAAACCCGGTTCTCTTGAGAGCACTGGCAAAGGCCATGGCCTCCCTGCTTCCCCCCGGAACCGAAATCCTTGCTGGTCTGGAACTCGGCGGGATTCCGCTTGTCACCGCGATTTCGTTGGAAACGGGGCTTCCAGCCGCCTTTGTCCGTAAAGAGGCAAAAGCCTATGGCACGTGCCGCGCGATAGAAGGACAGGATGTCCGGGGCCGCCGGATCACCTTCATAGAAGACGTGATCACCACAGGCGGCGCCGTCGCCGACGCGCATCGATTGGCCTTGGCAGAGCAAGCAGACATTCTTGCCGTCGTTTGCGCAATCTGGCGGGGGAACGGCAATCCTCACGTCGCAAACGCGCCTGACCTTCCGGTATTTCCGGTTTTTACTGCGGCAGATCTGGTGAAGTGA
- a CDS encoding AAA family ATPase, giving the protein MGQRNILIEGVSGTGKTSVATELQRRGYHVIHGDRELAYQGDPATGEPLDASALVQGLADVAFGHRHHLWNIDKVKALVSDQSHPISFFCGGSRNFHRFIELFDGVFVLDVDQHTLKNRLASRPEDEFGGKPEERDLIMRLHATKEDIPGNAMVIDATVPVEAVVEAILLGIEEGFK; this is encoded by the coding sequence ATGGGCCAGCGCAATATTTTGATCGAAGGCGTTTCAGGAACCGGCAAGACCTCCGTCGCTACCGAACTGCAACGGCGCGGCTACCACGTCATCCACGGTGATCGTGAACTGGCCTACCAGGGCGACCCCGCAACCGGCGAACCGCTAGACGCCTCCGCACTGGTGCAGGGTCTTGCGGATGTAGCTTTCGGACACAGGCACCACCTGTGGAATATCGACAAGGTCAAAGCGCTGGTCAGCGATCAAAGCCACCCGATCTCCTTCTTCTGCGGCGGCTCCCGCAATTTCCACCGGTTTATCGAGCTTTTTGACGGGGTCTTCGTTCTCGACGTCGATCAGCACACCCTGAAAAACCGGCTGGCCAGCAGACCCGAAGACGAATTCGGCGGAAAGCCAGAAGAGCGGGATCTGATCATGCGACTGCACGCAACGAAGGAAGATATTCCCGGGAATGCAATGGTTATTGATGCAACGGTGCCGGTTGAGGCGGTTGTCGAGGCGATATTACTGGGGATAGAGGAAGGCTTCAAGTGA
- a CDS encoding Imm40 family immunity protein, with product MQIIWSDKADRILAVGVWLGPERRNWALTKEQVLNAIGELRDADIVILGGDVLSGPDKSFRDTYANWSFEPSNSCIDSDAVSASALKASSYVRNYPDDDAYFVIVTSDA from the coding sequence GTGCAGATCATCTGGTCCGATAAAGCAGATCGAATACTGGCGGTTGGGGTCTGGCTGGGACCGGAACGTCGTAACTGGGCTCTCACCAAAGAGCAGGTTCTCAATGCGATTGGCGAGCTGCGTGACGCCGACATTGTCATTCTGGGCGGAGATGTCCTGAGCGGACCCGACAAGAGCTTTCGTGACACTTATGCAAACTGGTCCTTTGAGCCTTCAAACTCGTGTATCGACAGTGATGCGGTATCAGCCAGCGCGTTGAAGGCAAGCAGCTATGTGAGGAATTATCCTGACGATGATGCCTACTTCGTGATTGTAACCAGTGATGCATGA
- a CDS encoding PAS domain-containing protein — protein MPQIPTLHLEAASTLAVVVSSNEPLLFLSDDLRIIAASTSFCRAFEIDPTSTSGKRLGDLGSGEWAMPRLQSLLMATAAGSVNVDA, from the coding sequence ATGCCACAGATACCGACACTCCATCTTGAAGCGGCGAGCACGCTTGCCGTGGTGGTGTCTTCCAACGAACCGTTGTTGTTTCTATCTGACGACCTTCGAATTATTGCGGCAAGCACATCGTTCTGTCGGGCGTTCGAGATCGACCCCACGTCCACCTCCGGTAAACGCCTCGGCGACCTTGGCAGCGGCGAATGGGCGATGCCGAGGCTTCAGTCGCTGCTGATGGCGACCGCTGCCGGCAGTGTAAACGTGGATGCCTAA
- a CDS encoding response regulator translates to MKNGRPVILVVEDSPLIRMGAIDLVLSAGYDVLEAGDADEAIRILESRDDIDLVFTDVQMPGTMDGIKLSHYIRDRWPPVKLIIASGAAILEESMLPGGSRFFSKPYDELTITEAMAQLLLSEDPHAHIT, encoded by the coding sequence ATGAAGAACGGCAGACCGGTTATCCTGGTCGTGGAAGACAGCCCGTTGATCCGAATGGGTGCCATCGATCTTGTCCTATCGGCGGGCTACGACGTGTTGGAGGCTGGCGACGCTGACGAGGCAATCCGCATCCTCGAATCGCGAGACGACATTGACCTTGTGTTCACCGATGTTCAGATGCCGGGGACGATGGACGGTATCAAATTGTCCCACTACATCCGTGATCGATGGCCGCCGGTGAAGCTGATCATCGCCTCCGGTGCTGCCATTCTCGAGGAGAGCATGCTGCCTGGCGGAAGTCGCTTCTTCTCGAAGCCCTACGACGAACTCACCATTACCGAGGCAATGGCACAGCTGCTTTTGAGCGAGGATCCACACGCCCATATCACTTGA
- a CDS encoding methyl-accepting chemotaxis protein — protein MSMQVRTVSGKLMLAAGAAMAALIASYTAFSGWETSKRVNDQVVALASEKAASVANQVAVQITDVVSAGTSVAGSLSGLIENGSRNRTDVIALLKGVPTHYKTMFGAWMTEVPEAPQELKLQGTEGSNKVGIFAAYWTKDDSGNLEFSTWVTKTADQWYAEPLSTGKGLITQPYISTTGKLLTSVSTPVFVKGKIIGLAGVDVQLGDLSASISAMTPFDGGRVMLVADNGNWLVHPDKDTLMKSYGDTGATDVKAALADGRMRIIHGLPDGATRLVFPFTAPGMNKTWAAVLDVPAKTFSEPVVAQVTSTAISGLILLVIALVMIYGVSILIVRRPLGDVVAAVRRMGGGDYQTEVTGKTRSDEFGMLASALDSFRLDLANGRSVQSEQEKLRASVESDRERQTALELAKAEDLRHFVQQVQTGFDALAAGDLTVRMNTHVAPEFEAIRQNFNTSVAALEDAMGSVVSTVGTIRSGLGEISAASNDLARRTEQQAASLEETIAALGDVSRGVNGTAEGAGRAQHAVTAARDNAAKGGDIVARAVEAMTAIQGSSEKIGNIIGVIDEIAFQTNLLALNAGVEAARAGEAGKGFAVVAQEVRELAQRSANAAKEIKALISTSSAQVETGVGLVTASGASLKEIVEQVVEMSTTITDIANAAREQATSLREVTAAGDQMDKVTQQNAAMVEQTTAAAQSLTQETEHLAQMVQRFRTNAGSYGQQQRYAMAS, from the coding sequence ATGAGTATGCAGGTAAGGACTGTTTCAGGAAAACTTATGCTGGCGGCAGGCGCTGCCATGGCGGCGCTCATCGCCTCCTATACGGCATTTAGCGGCTGGGAAACCAGCAAGCGTGTCAATGATCAGGTGGTGGCACTCGCCTCCGAAAAGGCGGCATCGGTCGCCAATCAGGTGGCCGTGCAGATCACCGATGTCGTCTCCGCCGGAACCAGTGTGGCCGGCAGCCTGTCCGGCCTGATCGAAAACGGCTCACGCAACCGCACCGACGTGATTGCACTGTTGAAGGGCGTACCGACCCATTACAAAACCATGTTCGGCGCCTGGATGACCGAAGTGCCGGAAGCCCCGCAGGAGCTGAAACTGCAAGGCACCGAGGGTAGCAACAAGGTCGGGATTTTCGCCGCTTACTGGACCAAGGATGATAGCGGTAACCTGGAATTTTCCACCTGGGTCACCAAGACCGCCGACCAATGGTACGCAGAACCCTTGTCCACCGGCAAGGGGTTGATTACCCAACCCTATATTTCCACCACGGGTAAGCTTTTAACCTCCGTTTCAACTCCCGTTTTTGTCAAGGGCAAGATCATCGGTCTTGCCGGTGTGGATGTGCAGTTGGGCGATCTTTCTGCCTCGATCAGTGCCATGACCCCGTTTGACGGCGGCCGGGTGATGCTGGTGGCCGATAATGGCAACTGGCTGGTGCATCCCGACAAGGATACGCTGATGAAGTCCTATGGCGACACGGGTGCCACCGATGTCAAGGCCGCCCTTGCCGATGGCAGGATGCGCATCATTCACGGCCTGCCTGACGGTGCGACGCGGTTGGTCTTTCCCTTCACGGCGCCGGGCATGAACAAGACCTGGGCCGCCGTTCTCGATGTTCCCGCCAAAACCTTTTCTGAACCGGTTGTCGCGCAGGTGACATCCACGGCCATCAGCGGGTTGATCCTGCTGGTCATTGCTCTGGTGATGATCTACGGCGTTTCCATCCTCATCGTGCGCCGCCCGCTGGGCGACGTGGTGGCCGCCGTGCGCCGCATGGGCGGTGGCGATTACCAGACGGAAGTGACCGGCAAGACCCGCAGCGACGAATTCGGCATGCTGGCCTCGGCCCTCGACAGCTTCCGTCTTGATCTCGCCAATGGCCGGTCCGTGCAGTCGGAACAGGAAAAGCTCAGGGCCAGCGTCGAGAGCGACCGCGAGCGCCAAACGGCGCTGGAACTGGCCAAGGCGGAAGATCTGCGCCATTTCGTCCAGCAGGTGCAGACCGGCTTCGACGCGCTGGCCGCAGGCGACCTGACCGTGCGAATGAACACCCATGTCGCACCGGAATTCGAGGCGATCCGCCAGAATTTCAACACCTCCGTCGCAGCACTTGAGGACGCGATGGGTTCGGTGGTTTCAACCGTCGGCACGATCCGTTCGGGCCTTGGCGAAATTTCCGCTGCCTCCAACGATCTGGCACGCCGCACCGAACAGCAGGCCGCCTCGCTGGAAGAAACCATTGCTGCACTGGGCGATGTATCGCGTGGCGTCAACGGCACCGCCGAAGGCGCGGGCCGCGCGCAACATGCCGTTACCGCCGCCCGCGACAATGCCGCCAAGGGCGGCGATATCGTCGCCCGGGCCGTGGAAGCGATGACGGCCATCCAGGGCTCATCGGAAAAGATCGGCAACATTATCGGCGTCATCGATGAGATCGCCTTCCAGACCAATCTCCTGGCCCTGAATGCCGGTGTGGAAGCCGCCCGCGCTGGTGAAGCCGGTAAGGGCTTTGCGGTGGTTGCGCAGGAAGTACGCGAACTCGCCCAGCGTTCGGCCAATGCCGCCAAGGAGATCAAGGCACTGATTTCCACCTCCAGCGCGCAAGTCGAGACCGGCGTCGGCCTCGTCACCGCATCCGGTGCCTCGCTGAAGGAAATCGTCGAGCAGGTGGTCGAGATGAGCACCACCATTACCGACATCGCCAACGCTGCCCGCGAACAGGCGACCTCGCTGCGCGAAGTCACCGCGGCTGGCGACCAGATGGACAAGGTCACCCAGCAGAACGCCGCCATGGTGGAGCAAACCACCGCAGCGGCCCAGAGCCTGACCCAGGAAACCGAACATCTCGCCCAGATGGTCCAGCGCTTCCGCACCAATGCCGGAAGCTATGGCCAACAGCAACGCTATGCGATGGCGTCTTGA